One genomic segment of Mastomys coucha isolate ucsf_1 unplaced genomic scaffold, UCSF_Mcou_1 pScaffold22, whole genome shotgun sequence includes these proteins:
- the Chrnb3 gene encoding neuronal acetylcholine receptor subunit beta-3 isoform X1, whose protein sequence is MRLGNWIWRGDGRGEALLLFRFSTLTYLRVVGSWVTLTASAGLSSVAEHEDALLRHLFRGYQKWVRPVLNSSDIIKVYFGLKISQLVDVDEKNQLMTTNVWLKQEWTDQKLRWNPEDYGGINSIKVPSESLWLPDIVLFENADGRFEGSLMTKAIVKSSGAVSWTPPASYKSSCTMDVTFFPFDRQNCSMKFGSWTYDGTMVDLILINENVDRKDFFDNGEWEILNAKGMKGSRREGFYSYPFVTYSFVLRRLPLFYTLFLIIPCLGLSFLTVLVFYLPSDEGEKLSLSTSVLVSLTVFLLVIEEIIPSSSKVIPLIGEYLLFIMIFVTLSIIVTVFVINVHHRSSSTYHPMAPWVKRLFLQKLPRWLCMKDPMDRFSFPDGRESKAAVRGKVPGKKKQTPASDGERVLVAFLEKASESIRYISRHVKKEHFISQVVQDWKFVAQVLDRIFLWLFLIASVLGSVLIFIPALKMWIYRFH, encoded by the exons ATGAGACTGGGGAATTGGATttggaggggagatgggagaggcGAAGCTCTGCTCCTCTTCCGGTTTTCAACGCTTACTTACTTGAGAGTAGTAG GTTCCTGGGTGACACTCACCGCCTCTGCGGGACTCAGCTCAGTAGCTGAACACGAAGATGCACTCCTCAGACATTTGTTCCGAGGTTATCAGAAATGGGTTCGCCCTGTGTTGAATTCCAGCGACATCATAAAAGTATACTTTGGATTAAAGATATCTCAGCTTGTGGATGTG GATGAGAAGAATCAGCTGATGACAACAAATGTGTGGCTGAAGCAG GAATGGACAGACCAAAAATTACGGTGGAATCCCGAAGACTATGGTGGAATTAATTCGATAAAGGTTCCGTCGGAATCGCTCTGGCTGCCTGACATAGTTCTCTTTGAAAA CGCTGACGGACGCTTTGAGGGCTCCCTCATGACCAAGGCCATTGTGAAATCCAGTGGAGCCGTCAGCTGGACTCCTCCCGCCAGCTATAAAAGTTCCTGCACCATGGATGTCACATTTTTCCCGTTCGACAGGCAGAACTGCTCAATGAAGTTTGGATCCTGGACTTACGATGGTACCATGGTCGACCTCATTCTGATCAATGAAAACGTTGACCGGAAAGACTTCTTTGATAACGGAGAGTGGGAGATACTAAATGCAAAAGGGATGAAGGGCAGCAGAAGAGAAGGCTTTTACTCCTATCCGTTCGTTACCTACTCTTTTGTTCTGAGACGCCTGCCCCTGTTTTACACACTCTTTTTGATAATCCCCTGCCTGGGGCTGTCTTTTCTCACGGTCCTGGTGTTCTACCTACCCTCTGACGAAGGGGAAAAACTGTCGTTATCCACCTCGGTTTTGGTCTCTTTGACAGTGTTTCTTTTAGTAATTGAAGAAATAATCCCGTCTTCTTCGAAAGTCATCCCTCTCATTGGCGAGTATCTCCTCTTCATTATGATTTTTGTCACGCTGTCTATTATCGTCACGGTTTTTGTAATTAATGTCCACCACAGATCTTCCTCAACCTACCATCCCATGGCCCCCTGGGTGAAGAGGCTGTTTCTGCAAAAACTCCCGAGATGGCTTTGCATGAAGGACCCCATGGATCGCTTCTCTTTCCCGGATGGAAGGGAGAGTAAGGCAGCCGTGAGGGGGAAAGTCCcagggaaaaagaaacagacGCCTGCCAGTGATGGAGAAAGAGTCCTGGTCGCTTTCCTGGAGAAGGCCTCTGAGTCCATCAGATACATTTCGAGGCATGTGAAGAAGGAACACTTCATCAGCCAG GTAGTGCAAGACTGGAAATTTGTGGCTCAAGTTCTTGACCGCATCTTCCTGTGGCTCTTTCTCATAGCTTCGGTCTTGGGCTCCGTTCTGATTTTTATTCCAGCCTTGAAGATGTGGATATATCGCTTCCATTAG
- the Chrnb3 gene encoding neuronal acetylcholine receptor subunit beta-3 isoform X2 — MTGFLQVFLVLSATLSGSWVTLTASAGLSSVAEHEDALLRHLFRGYQKWVRPVLNSSDIIKVYFGLKISQLVDVDEKNQLMTTNVWLKQEWTDQKLRWNPEDYGGINSIKVPSESLWLPDIVLFENADGRFEGSLMTKAIVKSSGAVSWTPPASYKSSCTMDVTFFPFDRQNCSMKFGSWTYDGTMVDLILINENVDRKDFFDNGEWEILNAKGMKGSRREGFYSYPFVTYSFVLRRLPLFYTLFLIIPCLGLSFLTVLVFYLPSDEGEKLSLSTSVLVSLTVFLLVIEEIIPSSSKVIPLIGEYLLFIMIFVTLSIIVTVFVINVHHRSSSTYHPMAPWVKRLFLQKLPRWLCMKDPMDRFSFPDGRESKAAVRGKVPGKKKQTPASDGERVLVAFLEKASESIRYISRHVKKEHFISQVVQDWKFVAQVLDRIFLWLFLIASVLGSVLIFIPALKMWIYRFH; from the exons GTTCCTGGGTGACACTCACCGCCTCTGCGGGACTCAGCTCAGTAGCTGAACACGAAGATGCACTCCTCAGACATTTGTTCCGAGGTTATCAGAAATGGGTTCGCCCTGTGTTGAATTCCAGCGACATCATAAAAGTATACTTTGGATTAAAGATATCTCAGCTTGTGGATGTG GATGAGAAGAATCAGCTGATGACAACAAATGTGTGGCTGAAGCAG GAATGGACAGACCAAAAATTACGGTGGAATCCCGAAGACTATGGTGGAATTAATTCGATAAAGGTTCCGTCGGAATCGCTCTGGCTGCCTGACATAGTTCTCTTTGAAAA CGCTGACGGACGCTTTGAGGGCTCCCTCATGACCAAGGCCATTGTGAAATCCAGTGGAGCCGTCAGCTGGACTCCTCCCGCCAGCTATAAAAGTTCCTGCACCATGGATGTCACATTTTTCCCGTTCGACAGGCAGAACTGCTCAATGAAGTTTGGATCCTGGACTTACGATGGTACCATGGTCGACCTCATTCTGATCAATGAAAACGTTGACCGGAAAGACTTCTTTGATAACGGAGAGTGGGAGATACTAAATGCAAAAGGGATGAAGGGCAGCAGAAGAGAAGGCTTTTACTCCTATCCGTTCGTTACCTACTCTTTTGTTCTGAGACGCCTGCCCCTGTTTTACACACTCTTTTTGATAATCCCCTGCCTGGGGCTGTCTTTTCTCACGGTCCTGGTGTTCTACCTACCCTCTGACGAAGGGGAAAAACTGTCGTTATCCACCTCGGTTTTGGTCTCTTTGACAGTGTTTCTTTTAGTAATTGAAGAAATAATCCCGTCTTCTTCGAAAGTCATCCCTCTCATTGGCGAGTATCTCCTCTTCATTATGATTTTTGTCACGCTGTCTATTATCGTCACGGTTTTTGTAATTAATGTCCACCACAGATCTTCCTCAACCTACCATCCCATGGCCCCCTGGGTGAAGAGGCTGTTTCTGCAAAAACTCCCGAGATGGCTTTGCATGAAGGACCCCATGGATCGCTTCTCTTTCCCGGATGGAAGGGAGAGTAAGGCAGCCGTGAGGGGGAAAGTCCcagggaaaaagaaacagacGCCTGCCAGTGATGGAGAAAGAGTCCTGGTCGCTTTCCTGGAGAAGGCCTCTGAGTCCATCAGATACATTTCGAGGCATGTGAAGAAGGAACACTTCATCAGCCAG GTAGTGCAAGACTGGAAATTTGTGGCTCAAGTTCTTGACCGCATCTTCCTGTGGCTCTTTCTCATAGCTTCGGTCTTGGGCTCCGTTCTGATTTTTATTCCAGCCTTGAAGATGTGGATATATCGCTTCCATTAG
- the Chrnb3 gene encoding neuronal acetylcholine receptor subunit beta-3 isoform X3 produces the protein MTTNVWLKQEWTDQKLRWNPEDYGGINSIKVPSESLWLPDIVLFENADGRFEGSLMTKAIVKSSGAVSWTPPASYKSSCTMDVTFFPFDRQNCSMKFGSWTYDGTMVDLILINENVDRKDFFDNGEWEILNAKGMKGSRREGFYSYPFVTYSFVLRRLPLFYTLFLIIPCLGLSFLTVLVFYLPSDEGEKLSLSTSVLVSLTVFLLVIEEIIPSSSKVIPLIGEYLLFIMIFVTLSIIVTVFVINVHHRSSSTYHPMAPWVKRLFLQKLPRWLCMKDPMDRFSFPDGRESKAAVRGKVPGKKKQTPASDGERVLVAFLEKASESIRYISRHVKKEHFISQVVQDWKFVAQVLDRIFLWLFLIASVLGSVLIFIPALKMWIYRFH, from the exons ATGACAACAAATGTGTGGCTGAAGCAG GAATGGACAGACCAAAAATTACGGTGGAATCCCGAAGACTATGGTGGAATTAATTCGATAAAGGTTCCGTCGGAATCGCTCTGGCTGCCTGACATAGTTCTCTTTGAAAA CGCTGACGGACGCTTTGAGGGCTCCCTCATGACCAAGGCCATTGTGAAATCCAGTGGAGCCGTCAGCTGGACTCCTCCCGCCAGCTATAAAAGTTCCTGCACCATGGATGTCACATTTTTCCCGTTCGACAGGCAGAACTGCTCAATGAAGTTTGGATCCTGGACTTACGATGGTACCATGGTCGACCTCATTCTGATCAATGAAAACGTTGACCGGAAAGACTTCTTTGATAACGGAGAGTGGGAGATACTAAATGCAAAAGGGATGAAGGGCAGCAGAAGAGAAGGCTTTTACTCCTATCCGTTCGTTACCTACTCTTTTGTTCTGAGACGCCTGCCCCTGTTTTACACACTCTTTTTGATAATCCCCTGCCTGGGGCTGTCTTTTCTCACGGTCCTGGTGTTCTACCTACCCTCTGACGAAGGGGAAAAACTGTCGTTATCCACCTCGGTTTTGGTCTCTTTGACAGTGTTTCTTTTAGTAATTGAAGAAATAATCCCGTCTTCTTCGAAAGTCATCCCTCTCATTGGCGAGTATCTCCTCTTCATTATGATTTTTGTCACGCTGTCTATTATCGTCACGGTTTTTGTAATTAATGTCCACCACAGATCTTCCTCAACCTACCATCCCATGGCCCCCTGGGTGAAGAGGCTGTTTCTGCAAAAACTCCCGAGATGGCTTTGCATGAAGGACCCCATGGATCGCTTCTCTTTCCCGGATGGAAGGGAGAGTAAGGCAGCCGTGAGGGGGAAAGTCCcagggaaaaagaaacagacGCCTGCCAGTGATGGAGAAAGAGTCCTGGTCGCTTTCCTGGAGAAGGCCTCTGAGTCCATCAGATACATTTCGAGGCATGTGAAGAAGGAACACTTCATCAGCCAG GTAGTGCAAGACTGGAAATTTGTGGCTCAAGTTCTTGACCGCATCTTCCTGTGGCTCTTTCTCATAGCTTCGGTCTTGGGCTCCGTTCTGATTTTTATTCCAGCCTTGAAGATGTGGATATATCGCTTCCATTAG